One part of the Leclercia sp. LSNIH1 genome encodes these proteins:
- the gspD gene encoding type II secretion system secretin GspD, protein MKKFPWACLALTAASFISSSVMAANFSASFKNTDIREFIDTVGRNLNKTILVDPSVQGNVSVKTYNVLTEEEYYQFFLSVLDLYGLSVIPMDNGMVKVVRSTVARTAGVPLADSQHPGKGDEIITRVVRMENVPVRELAPLLRQLNDASGMGNVVHFEPSNVLLLTGKASVVNRLVDLVQRVDRSGMQRREIVPLRYASAKALSDMLNNLNNEEQKGQNAPQLATKVVADDETNSLVISGSEEARARTRSLVSELDREQNNEGNTRVFYLKYANASKVVPVLTGIGEQLKDKAPASKSKTASASSDLNITADEATNSLVITAQPNVMNSLEKVIDKLDIRRPQVLVEAIIAEVQDGNGLDLGVQWTGKHGGVQFGATGLPISQIKNGTMKGTSFTGMATGFFNGDFGALMTALSTDGKNDILSTPSVVTLDNKEASFNVGQDVPVLSGSQTTSGDNVFNSVERKTVGTKLKIIPQINDGDIIHLKIEQEVSSVDASATEDASLGPTFNTRTINNEVMVHSGQTVVLGGLMENVTKQNVSKVPLLGDLPLVGQLFRYTSQDTSKRNLMVFIHTTVLRDDDSYSASSKEKYDQIRARQQQRMEEKKLGIVSNDDTAVLPAYPSKGTSATPAPRNPFKG, encoded by the coding sequence ATGAAGAAATTTCCCTGGGCATGTCTCGCGCTGACTGCCGCCTCTTTTATTTCCAGTTCGGTGATGGCGGCGAACTTCAGCGCCAGTTTTAAGAACACCGATATTCGAGAATTTATCGATACGGTAGGGCGCAACCTTAATAAAACCATCCTGGTCGATCCCTCCGTGCAGGGCAACGTATCGGTTAAGACCTATAACGTGCTTACGGAAGAGGAATACTATCAGTTCTTCCTGAGCGTGCTGGATCTGTACGGTCTGTCGGTGATCCCGATGGATAACGGCATGGTGAAAGTGGTGCGTTCCACGGTGGCGCGTACCGCGGGCGTGCCGCTGGCGGACAGTCAGCATCCCGGCAAAGGCGATGAGATTATCACTCGCGTGGTGCGGATGGAAAATGTGCCGGTGCGTGAGCTGGCGCCGCTGCTGCGCCAGCTGAACGATGCCTCCGGCATGGGTAACGTGGTCCACTTTGAACCCTCTAACGTGCTGCTGCTGACCGGTAAAGCCTCGGTGGTGAACCGGCTGGTGGATCTGGTCCAGCGGGTCGATCGCTCCGGCATGCAGCGTCGCGAAATCGTACCGCTACGCTATGCCTCAGCCAAAGCGCTCTCCGATATGTTGAACAATCTCAACAACGAAGAGCAAAAAGGGCAGAACGCGCCGCAGCTGGCGACGAAAGTCGTTGCCGATGACGAGACCAACAGCCTGGTGATCAGCGGCTCGGAAGAGGCCCGCGCGCGCACCCGGTCGCTGGTAAGTGAGCTCGATCGGGAGCAGAACAACGAGGGCAATACCCGCGTTTTCTATCTGAAATATGCCAATGCCAGCAAAGTCGTGCCGGTGCTCACCGGCATTGGCGAACAGCTGAAAGACAAAGCGCCAGCGTCAAAAAGCAAAACGGCCTCCGCCAGCAGCGATCTGAATATCACTGCCGACGAGGCCACCAACTCACTGGTGATCACCGCCCAGCCTAACGTGATGAACTCGCTGGAAAAAGTGATCGACAAACTCGACATCCGCCGTCCGCAGGTGCTGGTAGAAGCGATCATTGCCGAAGTGCAGGACGGCAACGGCCTCGACCTTGGCGTGCAGTGGACCGGCAAACATGGCGGCGTGCAGTTTGGTGCCACCGGTCTGCCAATCAGCCAGATCAAGAACGGTACCATGAAAGGGACCAGCTTTACCGGTATGGCGACCGGCTTCTTTAACGGTGATTTTGGCGCGCTGATGACCGCCCTCTCTACTGACGGTAAAAACGACATTCTCTCAACCCCGAGTGTGGTCACCCTGGATAACAAAGAGGCGTCGTTCAACGTGGGTCAGGATGTGCCGGTCCTGTCCGGCTCGCAGACCACCAGCGGCGATAATGTCTTTAACTCGGTGGAGCGTAAGACGGTCGGTACCAAGCTGAAAATTATTCCGCAGATCAACGACGGTGACATCATCCACCTGAAGATTGAGCAGGAAGTTTCCAGCGTGGATGCCAGCGCGACGGAAGATGCCAGCCTCGGTCCAACCTTCAACACCCGTACCATCAATAACGAAGTGATGGTGCACAGTGGGCAGACGGTAGTGCTCGGCGGGTTAATGGAGAACGTCACCAAACAGAATGTCTCGAAAGTGCCGCTGCTGGGGGATCTTCCGCTGGTGGGACAGCTGTTCCGCTACACCTCCCAGGATACCTCGAAACGTAACCTGATGGTCTTTATCCATACCACCGTTCTGCGGGATGACGATAGCTACAGCGCCTCGTCGAAGGAAAAATATGACCAGATCCGCGCGCGCCAGCAGCAGCGCATGGAGGAGAAAAAGCTGGGCATTGTCTCTAACGATGACACAGCGGTGCTACCGGCCTATCCGTCTAAGGGCACTTCCGCCACTCCGGCCCCGCGCAATCCGTTTAAAGGGTAA
- the gspE gene encoding type II secretion system ATPase GspE, with amino-acid sequence MDELTNALCTSSFAKDNGVLFYQDQVFVRDDAPAFALLEMRRVLARSFTPVVLTPEAFDEMLAKIWQQNSGVSQQLVDDMDADIDLMALTEEIPDNEDLLDNDENSPVIRLINAILGEAVKDGASDIHIETFERTLSIRFRVDGVLRPVLQPARKLAPLLVSRIKVMSKLDIAEKRLPQDGRISLRIGRKAIDVRVSTIPSQYGERVVMRLLDKSNLKPDINKLGLIDEELQQLKGLIGRPHGIILVTGPTGSGKSTTLYAILSALNAHERNILTVEDPIEYELEGVGQTQVNPRVDMTFARGLRAILRQDPDVVMIGEIRDGETAQIAVQASLTGHLVMSTLHTNSAAGAITRLRDMGLESFLIGSSLLGVIAQRLVRRLCVHCRTTTPLDANEKALFSFMEAPPKAIYRAVGCEHCRQSGYQGRAGIHEFLVVDSAMRRAIHEDKDEMSIETELFKQAYSLRENGLLKVISGVTSLEEVMRVTAERGGDE; translated from the coding sequence ATGGATGAACTCACCAATGCCTTATGCACCAGCAGCTTTGCCAAGGATAACGGCGTCCTCTTTTATCAGGATCAGGTCTTTGTCCGCGATGACGCCCCGGCCTTTGCTCTGCTGGAGATGCGCCGGGTGCTGGCCCGTTCTTTTACGCCGGTTGTCCTGACGCCAGAGGCGTTTGACGAGATGCTGGCCAAAATCTGGCAGCAGAATAGCGGTGTCTCGCAGCAGCTGGTGGATGACATGGATGCCGATATCGATCTGATGGCGCTGACCGAGGAGATCCCGGATAACGAGGATCTGCTGGATAACGACGAAAACTCGCCGGTGATCCGCCTGATCAACGCCATTCTCGGCGAGGCGGTGAAAGACGGTGCCTCGGATATTCATATCGAAACCTTTGAGCGTACCCTGAGCATCCGCTTTCGCGTCGACGGCGTGCTGCGTCCAGTGCTGCAACCGGCGCGCAAGCTGGCGCCGCTGCTGGTGTCCCGTATCAAGGTGATGTCGAAGCTCGATATCGCCGAAAAACGGCTGCCGCAGGATGGGCGTATTTCGCTGCGTATCGGGCGTAAAGCGATCGACGTGCGTGTTTCCACCATCCCCTCGCAGTACGGCGAGCGGGTAGTGATGCGTCTGCTCGATAAAAGCAATCTCAAGCCGGACATTAACAAGCTGGGTCTGATCGACGAAGAGTTACAGCAGCTGAAGGGATTAATTGGCCGTCCGCATGGCATCATTCTGGTCACCGGCCCGACCGGTTCCGGGAAAAGTACCACCCTGTACGCCATTCTTTCGGCGCTGAACGCCCATGAACGCAACATCCTCACCGTTGAAGATCCCATCGAGTATGAGCTGGAAGGGGTGGGGCAAACCCAGGTTAACCCGCGCGTCGACATGACCTTTGCCCGCGGGCTGCGCGCCATACTGCGCCAGGACCCGGACGTGGTGATGATCGGTGAAATCCGTGACGGCGAAACCGCGCAGATTGCGGTGCAGGCGTCTCTCACTGGTCACCTGGTGATGTCCACGCTGCACACCAACAGCGCGGCAGGGGCCATCACCCGCCTGCGCGACATGGGCCTGGAGTCATTTTTAATCGGATCATCGTTGCTGGGTGTCATTGCCCAGCGTCTGGTGCGTCGGCTGTGTGTACACTGCCGGACCACCACTCCGCTGGACGCCAATGAAAAAGCGCTGTTCAGCTTTATGGAGGCGCCGCCGAAAGCGATCTACCGCGCGGTGGGCTGCGAACACTGCCGTCAGAGCGGGTATCAGGGGCGAGCCGGGATCCATGAATTCCTGGTGGTGGACAGCGCGATGCGCCGGGCCATTCACGAAGATAAAGATGAGATGTCCATCGAGACCGAACTCTTCAAACAGGCCTACAGCCTGCGTGAAAACGGCCTGCTGAAGGTGATTTCCGGCGTCACCTCCCTGGAAGAGGTCATGCGCGTCACCGCCGAGCGCGGGGGAGATGAATAA
- the gspF gene encoding type II secretion system inner membrane protein GspF — protein MAWYAWTATSAAGKTQRGILQAEGPKQVRQTLREQKLMPVSITPTREPATTGSAQKGIKLSTPVLSMFTRQLSTLVNAALPLESALKAIAKQSEDKKLAAMVTGIRDKVVEGHTLFDAFSQFPRTFDKLYCTLVMAGEKTGHLGDVLEKLAEYNEQRQKMKSKLTQAMVYPITLTVVAVAVICILLVAVVPQVIEQFTHMKQQLPITTRTLIAVSDFLQAYGLYIGGGLVTAFIGFKSWLKNARNRFVWHRWLVNASPIKKLVCAINSARYIRTLSILQASSVPLLEGMYIAMDGIENLHARQVLEQAADTVRQGASLYAALEQARLFPPTMLYMIASGEESGELGNLMDRAAENQESALQHRITLTLSVFEPALVVSMATIVLFIVMSILQPLLQLNNMVG, from the coding sequence ATGGCGTGGTATGCGTGGACAGCCACCAGTGCGGCGGGGAAAACCCAGCGCGGCATCCTGCAGGCCGAGGGGCCGAAGCAGGTTCGCCAGACGTTGCGTGAGCAAAAGCTGATGCCGGTGAGCATTACGCCGACCCGCGAACCTGCGACAACCGGTAGCGCGCAGAAGGGGATCAAACTCTCCACCCCGGTGCTGTCGATGTTCACCCGTCAGCTGTCAACTCTGGTGAACGCCGCGCTGCCGCTGGAGAGCGCCCTGAAGGCGATTGCAAAGCAGTCGGAAGATAAAAAGCTGGCGGCGATGGTGACCGGGATCCGCGACAAAGTGGTGGAAGGGCACACGCTGTTTGACGCCTTCAGCCAGTTTCCGCGCACCTTCGACAAACTCTACTGCACCCTGGTGATGGCCGGGGAAAAAACCGGCCATCTCGGGGACGTGCTGGAAAAACTGGCGGAGTACAACGAGCAGCGCCAGAAGATGAAAAGCAAGCTCACCCAGGCGATGGTTTACCCCATCACCCTGACGGTGGTGGCGGTGGCGGTGATCTGCATCCTGCTGGTGGCGGTGGTGCCGCAGGTGATTGAGCAGTTTACCCATATGAAACAGCAACTGCCGATCACCACCCGCACGCTGATCGCGGTGAGTGATTTCCTGCAGGCGTATGGCCTCTATATCGGCGGCGGGCTGGTCACGGCATTTATCGGCTTTAAAAGCTGGCTTAAAAACGCCCGGAACCGCTTTGTCTGGCACCGCTGGCTGGTTAACGCCTCGCCAATCAAAAAACTGGTCTGCGCCATCAACAGCGCGCGCTATATCCGCACCCTCAGTATTTTGCAGGCCAGCAGCGTGCCGCTGCTTGAGGGGATGTATATCGCCATGGACGGGATTGAAAATCTGCACGCCCGCCAGGTGCTGGAACAGGCGGCGGACACCGTGCGCCAGGGAGCCTCGTTATATGCCGCCCTGGAGCAGGCGAGATTATTCCCGCCCACCATGCTGTACATGATTGCCTCCGGCGAAGAGAGCGGCGAGCTGGGTAACCTGATGGATCGCGCGGCCGAAAACCAGGAATCAGCATTACAGCATCGCATCACTTTAACGCTGTCGGTATTTGAACCGGCGCTGGTGGTCTCTATGGCGACCATTGTTCTGTTTATTGTGATGTCAATATTACAACCGCTTCTGCAACTTAATAATATGGTAGGTTAA
- the gspG gene encoding type II secretion system major pseudopilin GspG, with protein MAMKRKNLAGQAGFTLLELMVVIVILGVLASMVVPNLMGNKEKADIQKATSDIVALEGSLDMYKLDNHRYPTTEQGLQALVTKPEIAPIPNGYRADGYIRRLPQDPWGSDYILVSPGEHGAVDVFSAGPDGEANTADDITNWSLDKK; from the coding sequence ATGGCGATGAAACGAAAAAACCTGGCGGGCCAGGCGGGCTTTACTTTGCTCGAATTAATGGTGGTCATTGTTATTCTCGGCGTACTGGCCAGTATGGTGGTGCCGAATTTAATGGGAAATAAAGAGAAAGCGGATATCCAGAAAGCCACCAGCGATATTGTGGCGCTGGAAGGCTCGCTGGATATGTATAAGCTGGATAACCACCGTTATCCCACCACTGAACAGGGCCTGCAGGCGCTGGTCACCAAACCTGAAATCGCGCCAATCCCGAACGGCTACCGCGCCGACGGCTATATTCGCCGCCTGCCGCAGGATCCGTGGGGCAGTGATTACATTCTGGTCAGCCCGGGCGAACATGGCGCCGTTGACGTATTCTCCGCCGGTCCGGACGGCGAAGCCAATACCGCAGACGATATTACCAACTGGTCGCTCGATAAAAAATAA
- the gspH gene encoding type II secretion system minor pseudopilin GspH: protein MNRQRGFTLLEIILALVIFASCAMMVVSTIPSRNGADIFGQQLKAVVEYGSDRAVMDGNIVGLVVTPDKYQLMTFNEKKGERRWVPLAQRRITTGGDFPEGMHVSLTPQRLAATPDAEPQIVFLPDGEMSRFTLTLQSDDKQHHFRVVSQGAAPVTVENDG from the coding sequence ATGAACAGGCAACGCGGCTTTACGCTGCTGGAAATTATTCTCGCGCTGGTGATATTCGCCAGCTGCGCCATGATGGTGGTCTCAACAATACCGTCGCGCAACGGCGCGGATATATTTGGTCAGCAATTAAAAGCCGTTGTTGAATATGGTTCCGACCGGGCGGTGATGGACGGAAATATTGTGGGCCTGGTGGTGACGCCGGATAAATATCAGCTGATGACGTTCAATGAAAAAAAGGGTGAACGCCGCTGGGTGCCGTTAGCGCAACGCCGTATCACTACCGGGGGCGACTTCCCTGAAGGGATGCACGTCTCGCTCACCCCGCAGCGTCTGGCCGCCACGCCTGACGCCGAGCCGCAGATCGTCTTTTTGCCGGACGGCGAGATGAGCCGTTTCACCCTGACATTACAGAGTGACGATAAACAACACCATTTCCGCGTGGTGTCGCAGGGCGCGGCACCGGTTACGGTAGAGAACGATGGCTAA
- the gspI gene encoding type II secretion system minor pseudopilin GspI translates to MAKRNASQRGMTLLEVMVALVIFSTAALALMNSVSLNVRFTHGLADTLQASWVAENLLAEAQLTKSDFPDAGQKGTELMGGRNWNWRMQRVKVADKRWADEILVYAEGDESQPVVAMRVLPPGEKK, encoded by the coding sequence ATGGCTAAACGAAATGCCTCGCAGCGCGGGATGACGCTGCTGGAGGTGATGGTCGCCCTGGTGATCTTCTCCACCGCCGCGCTGGCGTTAATGAACTCTGTCTCCCTGAACGTGCGCTTTACCCACGGTCTGGCGGATACCCTCCAGGCCAGCTGGGTCGCTGAGAATCTGCTCGCCGAAGCGCAGCTGACCAAGAGCGACTTCCCGGATGCAGGGCAGAAGGGGACGGAACTGATGGGCGGGCGCAACTGGAACTGGCGGATGCAGCGGGTGAAGGTTGCCGATAAGCGCTGGGCGGATGAGATCCTGGTCTATGCCGAAGGGGATGAGAGCCAGCCGGTGGTAGCGATGCGGGTACTGCCTCCGGGAGAGAAAAAATGA
- the gspJ gene encoding type II secretion system minor pseudopilin GspJ — MKKRQSQRGFTLLEIMIALTIFAVISTLAWQILDGAMRTSNATDRNASRLNQIQRAWSLLERDFFQQQARAPRNEPDVFRQDDNAIELTTLNGVSGHVQLERVRWRFEDHRLWRDVWPTIDSPAGVKPEVVPIVSEVKSAQWRFFSGSWQKPWRESGHQPDGVELTLTMESGDTWRWVFTTPGDMPQPQIAVKTAEKPEEAKPASAPEQAPATVPESQP; from the coding sequence ATGAAGAAACGGCAAAGCCAACGCGGCTTTACGCTGCTGGAGATCATGATTGCGCTGACCATCTTTGCGGTGATCAGCACCCTCGCCTGGCAGATCCTCGACGGCGCGATGCGTACCAGCAATGCCACCGATCGCAACGCGTCCAGGCTCAATCAGATCCAGCGCGCCTGGAGCCTGCTGGAGCGTGATTTTTTTCAGCAGCAGGCCCGGGCACCGCGCAATGAACCCGACGTTTTTCGCCAGGATGATAACGCCATCGAACTGACCACCCTCAACGGGGTGAGCGGGCATGTTCAGCTGGAGCGGGTGCGCTGGCGGTTTGAGGATCACCGGCTGTGGCGCGATGTCTGGCCGACCATCGACAGCCCGGCAGGCGTAAAACCCGAAGTGGTGCCGATTGTCTCTGAGGTGAAATCCGCCCAGTGGCGATTTTTCAGCGGTTCATGGCAGAAGCCCTGGCGAGAGAGCGGGCATCAGCCAGACGGGGTCGAGTTGACCCTGACCATGGAGAGCGGCGACACCTGGCGCTGGGTCTTTACCACCCCAGGCGACATGCCGCAGCCGCAGATCGCCGTGAAAACGGCTGAAAAGCCCGAAGAGGCGAAGCCTGCGTCCGCTCCTGAACAAGCGCCAGCAACGGTACCGGAAAGTCAGCCATGA